Part of the Methylomonas rapida genome is shown below.
CTGGGCAAGCAGACGCAAATTCGCCTGGCGGTTTGCTGTTTGTTGGCCAAAGGGCACTTGTTGATCGAGGATATTCCCGGTGTGGGTAAAACCACGCTGGCGCATACTTTGGCGCATTTATTCGGTCTGGCCTATCAACGCATCCAGTTTACCAGTGATATTTTGCCGGCCGATATCATAGGCTCTTCGGTGTTTGATGCCGGCCAAAACACTTTCACCTTTCGGCCGGGACCTTTGTTCAAGCAAATGATTCTGGCCGATGAAATCAATCGGGCAACGCCAAAAGCGCAGAGTGCGTTGTTGGAAGCCATGGAAGAAGGGCAGGTGACGGTCGAAGGTGAAACCCATCGCCTGCCGCAACCGTTTTTCGTCATCGCCACCCAAAATCCTTCCTATCAGATAGGCACTTTTCCGTTACCCGAGTCGCAATTGGATCGGTTCTTGATGCGGATTGAACTGGGGTATCCATCACGCCAAGCCGAGCGTGAATTGTTGATGGGGCAGCCGCGGCATGTTTTGATCAAAACGTTGTCCGTGAAATTGCCGCCGCAACAATTGATGCAATTACAGCAAGCGGTGACTCAGGTGCATGCCGCGCCCGCTTTACTGGATTATTTGCAAGGCATGCTCGATTTTACCCGTCAGTCCGGGCATTACCCGTGCGGCCTATCGCCTCGGGCTGGTTTGTCCTTGTTGGCCGCGGCCAAGGCCTGGGCCTTTATGGACCGGCGGCAAGCGGTTTTACCGGAGGATCTGCAAGCCGTCTTGCCAGCCGTGGCGGGACATAGGTTACGCGCTAGCAGCAATGATTCCG
Proteins encoded:
- a CDS encoding AAA family ATPase codes for the protein MNTALNELLAAADGVILGKQTQIRLAVCCLLAKGHLLIEDIPGVGKTTLAHTLAHLFGLAYQRIQFTSDILPADIIGSSVFDAGQNTFTFRPGPLFKQMILADEINRATPKAQSALLEAMEEGQVTVEGETHRLPQPFFVIATQNPSYQIGTFPLPESQLDRFLMRIELGYPSRQAERELLMGQPRHVLIKTLSVKLPPQQLMQLQQAVTQVHAAPALLDYLQGMLDFTRQSGHYPCGLSPRAGLSLLAAAKAWAFMDRRQAVLPEDLQAVLPAVAGHRLRASSNDSVAIVEPILKQVPVH